A window of Salvia splendens isolate huo1 chromosome 8, SspV2, whole genome shotgun sequence genomic DNA:
TTTGCATTTACAGAGATATTTTGCGCAGAAATACAGAGTGAAAATCCATATGGGTGCGCATGGGAGATAAGTATGGAAGGTACAGTTCAAAATTGAAACACAAAAGATTAAATTAATCTAAATAGTGGCATTTTAGGTCATACATATTGAAGTTTAAAGACGCGCTTCATAATATGGATACATACACCTAACATAATGACATGTAGATGAGGAATTCATATACCTTCTCAACTGTGCCTTGTGAAATAAGTTTCCTCAGCTTCACACTGAGCAACCTTCTGAAGTTTTGTGGCACCTCATACTTTTTCTGCCAAACACAATTTGATAAGAGTTTTAGGGTTTCAAGCACATATTGTTTCCTAAACTGGGAATGAGGAGAGAATTAAGGGCCATACAACAAAATAACTTGATACTCAAGCCTGGAGCTGATCTTTTCCTCAACCGGAAAGGATATAAAATGACATGTGTGTACAAAAAGGCTCAGCCGGAATACTGCAAACTACAAACCTAACACTGGTGCACATTGATTTATGTTCTCACGAATTTTCTTTTCAAAGCTCGTTCAAGTAATAAGCATCTGTTGTTCTAATTATTCATCTCCATGTAAGTTTAAATCAAATTAGCAAAGCATCTACCTTGAGTAGAGAAATAGAAACACAAAGTACGACATATACTTGCAGCACATAGATTTATAATCTGACCTCAATAAACCTCAAAACTGAAACAAAATCAGGTCCATTGCGATCCTTGATTGACGAAAGTGCTACAAGTATCATTTCATTATACCTGAAATATGGGGAAGTCAATTTACCAAGACAGTAGCAGAGTGCATATGCAACTGTAGTCAAGAGATAGAATGATAGAAGAGAAGTTGTTCATGCTATGCCTCCAACAATTGTATGTCATATCTAAAAGTAAATGATAAAAGAGAAATCGAGATCAACAACCAGCTGTCCAGAGAAATTTGTTTTAAAGAAAGTCAATTGGTCTTCACAGCATGAGGgcatcaattaaaaaatatgtaCATAATACAAAATAGAAAAGATGAATGACCACCAGAGTTTTACTAATAATATACAAGATCCTTTGAAACAAATGGTCCTAACCAGATAGTTTAGTTAAGAGTATAATACTGCACGAGAAGATCACTGAAATGAGAGGCGAAGCATACTTCTTAGAATTTCTAACACCCTCAGGGCTTTGAGGAGGTTTGTCAATCACATTGCCTATAGGAACCGAAGTTAAATTTGAACTCTGAACTTTGTGTATCAGAGCACCATTTATGATTGACTTTGCTCTGGAATTCACAGAATTAGCCCCTGAGCCTTGTCCGCCCATATTCCGCCATTTGTCCTGATTAGAACATCAGAAAGAGACCAAAGAATATATCACACAATAATAAAGGAAGAGCATTACACTCTCCAAATGAAGCAATCCCAATGAAAAACAGCCTAAATCAAAATAGGTTGTTTTGAAAACCAACCCTAACAACAAAATAGCACCAAATAGATCAAAGGCTTTGAGAGATAAGTCTAAAGTGCAATAAAAGACACTCATATCTTCAACATGAAAAATTGCTCCCTAATAACAACTGGAATTAACACAGTGACAGTTTGTACTCGATAAAACGTTCAACGGGGATCTACACGAAATAGATACTCACCTACACTACATTTTATATATCAAAGGCCTCTCTTAACTTCcaagttattactataaaaagagTAATCCTCTTTCAGCTGGTATGCATCACGATGATAATGGAAAAACACAATGGCACTGCATCATCTACACCTCCAATGAAACAGAaaaaacaatcaacaattacTAACGTAAACATAACTCAGAATTAACATAATCCGCGTATGATCTATAAGTAGCTCAAACAGCACAACATGACATTGTCAATTTCACTCTCAAAATTAGTGTTATTTCATAAAACTAACACCGATTAAACGGTAGAGGTCGTCAATTCACAAAATCCACAAAAACTTGTAGAAGCAGACGCATAATTAATCTCACCAACAAAACGACGTAAACTTGACCAAACTCAATAAAAAATagcaaaaacaacaaaacaattaaaaaatagtgaaaGCATCAGTAGACATTGCATAAGATCGAGAACCTTGAGGTCAACGTTGGATCGGTTGGAGAGTTTGTGCTTGAACTCGGAATCTACGAGAATGTTCTTCCACTTCCCGGCGCCGTACTTGGCGACACCCGCCTTGAGCGCCTCCTCTTCCTCTGACGTCCACTTGAGCTTCTGATTCCCCATTCTGGAAGGCAGATTTACGGCGGAGTTCGGTGAAGCGCAGCCACAGTCTCGGGGTATCTGAGTCTCCCGCTTCGTCGACCTCAATACTCAGTCGCTTTAAAGCATCCACGATAAGAATAGCCcggccatagcctagccacaaactcctcctgccacattatcagtactaaaaatcctcctgtcatatcatcaaaacaagcaaatagcctagcaatagtctaaccacatcactcaaaattatataaaacaaataattaacaatcacacaaaatacgaaattaaatttacgacacagatacgggaaaatttaattatattattaaaattaaaaaagtacattaattaaaaaaaattacattaattaaaaaaaaaccgcctCCGTCGCCCCCCAACCGTGCCGCGACGGCATTCAAATCGGCTCGCATGGtcacgagcattgcgtgaagaaaactcttctcctcggggtcagttgtcgtcttccaatcggctaaggtcttggccatctgagcccgcgtttgttgacgcgcgaagaagacGAGATTGGCTGTCGACTAGCCAAcaggggatgccgactggacctcctgggaccccccggcgacccccctcgaTTCCCGTTGCGCTCGCCTTTGACCAgccgggcgagttcggcgaacgaacgatggaggggacgggtgataaactcgtggtttgacaagtattttggatgtttaacgtgaaCATTTCAGTGTTTATGTAGCATACTACTTGAGTTtacatccattatccactacataagtgttttgacgagtttgtcgagtgtttggagctaaaacaggtgaaaatgacttgaaaacaagcttgaaggaagaatcgcctgaccgggcgcgcttcaatgcgcgaccttcgtataatagccataactctctcatccggactccgatgggggcgtgcaagatactcacgcgaagccctttcgaagacgaagacaatgcttttggaggattccagagaaaacgcccgaccgggcgatttttaaggggaaaacgcccgaccgggcgttttggtcgcgactccagaaagttcgcccgaccgggcgttttggcgacttaaaatcgcccgaccgggcgatgtgttctgcgagaTTGAATATTTCtgccccgggtataaaaggagACCTAGGTTTTCGACCTCGAGAGACTAGACACGCCCCATAGCAGCTTTTGAAGGTTTGGAGAGTGGAATTGAGAGGAAAGGCGTCCCAATCCTCAACAAGATTGAAGACGAAGGCGAATTTCCGTTCAATCCACCCTTGGGAGTATTTTCATtggttttcatgttttattcaaTGACTATGGtttattcttttgtttttgagttgaatatgagtagctaaatcgtttgtagagttttggtgaagactacaatgaatacttgtgattgattcaatagcttttgattacctatgttcttgtgattattttgtttcattcttgtgcctttcaattcaattgcctagctaccaattggatatattgacctagttttgagtaatcgagagatacctaattaggattgataaaagaatgaacaacgcctagataatttgcattcgagagaaggaattctagagtgaggaCTTGAATCTTTTGAgtataggagttaattgtgaagtatagaaggagacttcaatattaatagttaatcaacgggttgagtgcactcgagagggggcttagcctagaataacgattgtccttctaatcctagagacttcaacgggtaatcaaagttgttgagttgtttacattgtgggtattgtagtcggatccaaagctctacctcgttctcttatttgaaaccTATCCTTTGTTGCGTGCTTTTaacttgtttatgtttaattgtttttccaaGAATCAACCAAACCTTTGAatcgtctagatagtagttaaaatcggtccgtggtacttgagtttatacattttgtctctgtgggatacgatacccttgcttgctttgtgctacactagccccgtacacttgcgggattttcttgtgttaaaataagttgagtcaacgGGAGCTCCTGAGCACCCTCTGGGAAGTCGTGGGAACCgtcgctgctgccgctgtaatcaccggtatagttcagttgctgcttcttcggccagccagcgtcaacacctgcccgaaacttctcggagtctgtcagcacctcatagcagttccagtaggtgaactccttatagaGCCCGGGAACGGGGAATACTTtatccgctatcctcctgcagtcctcgtcagtttggccactgctctgcatgcggagggcgttggcgtacaagcctgaaaatcgggagaccccagccctgattcggtcccacgccttccggcattcctccccgttgcgtggcctcccctccaggcaaaatgccttgtaggctgctgctattttagcccacaagttgacgatcctctgattgttcgaagtgaggggatcatcgcaaacactcacccatgccttggacagcgcgacgttctccacatccgtccacttccccgaccccgccctactcccccgtttgaacgggagtttccggaaccccGAGAAGATCAAACTCCAattcctctaaggagaaagtctcaaattgcgtgaactgcgtctccgatggggtcgatgtgtgcgaagaagcagtcgaaaaattaaaactggggcgatagacgttgtcccccccccccccccacccccccccccccggcgtcccttGCGTCACGGGCTGCATCGCCGGTACCCctggcatcatctgcatcccaggtgcccaccccgacataATCTGCATACCGGGATGCATTCCCGGTACTCCCTACCATCCCGGCATACTAACCCCGCCTGCCATCCCAGGCATACCACCaccggctgccatcccgggcatcatctgctgccacgggtacatgttgtagtacccgggtaTCGGACCCCATTCACCTTCCACGGGTACcgagggagtttgagacccgctcgtcactggagtaccttcgttgttgttatccatttcgcgttgttgctcttatacataaattaagatagagagaataatcgttaaaacaagcggtgcaaatgaaaatgacgtgcaaatcgcgtatatatagtgtttcgaaaattaaaaaaaaaattcgctcgccgatccggagcctgcaatggcggccaacGGATCGGTGAGCGCATCCGCCAGCGCTcgaaaatcggcgtgcgctcgccgattttttcacCGAAATTCGGCtagccggttacaatggttcggtGAGCGGTCCGGCTAGCcgtcattgtggatgctcttataggaTGCAGCCAAACACGTGTCACCTGTGGTTGTTTCCTATCtgtaataatttttaattatattttttaattaacaaTTTTCTACTATTACATTCGTTctataaaaatagaattttattaagtttattattttttaaaaaattatatttacttTTTGAGAAAGTAAATGACAATGTACATTTTTCGATTTACTTCTCCTCTTCATAAAAATTGACTATTTTTATACGACAAAAAGAAGTGGAGTACTCCGTATTTAATGTTATATGCATACACTTACATGGTCGCATAGGATTCTAGGATTCTTGGAACCCCACCGATTTAAAATTTATCTTTACATTAGATTATATATTCAGACGATTAATATGCTACATATTTTATGTGAGCTCCTCATATGAGTATCACTCCGTGTAAAGCATGTTTATCGTTATTTGTTctgatttatatatttgttggtttctaatacattaaaaatgttattgaaatttaattaatactataaaataagaTCCCTCATATGCGTGAATATTTATTTTGCATATTCTAGAaatgtattatttaatttaattatctacTTAAGTCACGATACTACTTTGGTAGTAGATAGAAATGAGGTAAATAAATAGAAGCCACAACTAAATTTAGTCATTTCGAGAAAGACAACTTAATTGTGCACCATACACTGCAAGCTCGTTATTAGGCAACGTAAGATACAATTACACATGCTATAACTTATTACGataatggaaaaataaatatgaaattaaaattctTATTCTTCACAAATAAAGTTATGTTAGTAACAAACTGAAGCCAACAGAAATAGTCGATTCATGCTCCATTTCTGGTTAAAAAATTATTCGGTTCGTTTTTGCATGTGAATAccttaaatagaaaataaacgGTTGCTGCGATATTAGGAGCTTTTTTCCCAGAATAATTTTGCACTCACTTCAATTTTGCTATTTATGCTTCCATTTTCACCCACACTTTCAATCCTTCAATTTTCAATCCTTCAATTTCTTCGCATTCTTCAGCCAAAACACAACCAAATCGAGCGTTAGTCTCCTCTAGATTAGGCATTTTCAACTTACCGTCATGATCTGTGCATCGAGAATTTTTCATCACTGTACAAAGGTGATCCATTGATTTCCATAATTAATTGCTTTATTTCTCTGTAATGGATGCATGCATTCGCAATTTTTTTTCCTGATCAATTTTCTGCTCTGCGTCTTCCTTTTTGTGTGCGAGTACGAATTGGATTCGTTTTGTGATCTGCATGTTTTTAACGAAACGTAGGTGAGCTCAATTGGAAATGATTTGGTCTGTAATTTGAGGATTTTGCAGCTAATTTGATCGATTTGAGCTGCACTGTTTTCGGAAAATTGTGTAGCAGCAATTCTgttgaattttatttgtttataccCGAGGATTGAATTTTGTCACAAATAGAGAGGATTTACGCCTGCTTCACGTTTGAGCTGCTGTGGATGGAGATGCTAATATTTATAGTGATAATAGCTTATTATCCTACTAATCTGCTGATCAGTAATTTATGAAATAGTAGTGGAAACTGACAATTCATGAGAATGGGGAAGTAGAAGAAGTCCAGCAAGGGGGTTTTGGAGTGGAAGTAGACGAAGAGgttaattcaaattaaaattttctttgaATGTGGAATCAGCCAATAAATTCTACTTGGGATGGTTTGAAATGggtaaaatcaaattttatggtGTTTTCACCTTGATTGTAATGGTTCCATGTAATTAATTACCAGTCAATATTGGAACTATTTAACTTATCATTTATATGGAGATGGgagttgattaagaaataacattAGGTGCATGCTATGGATTTTGCTCACTAACAAAATAGGAACTCTAGCATTGTCTTGGCTGTTTCCTCGAGAATCATGTTCAATGACGTCATATTTCTTTGTTCTCACTCTACAGCTCAGACATACACACCATGCTATACAAAAAGACCGTGCTTTTCTCGTATGCTGGTTTACCCATCATGCCAGGACGGATGCCAATCATATAGATGGTAAGTGGCCAAGAAATAGTCCTGTCctctttgttagctcttgtctCTTTCATCTCCTTGTGTGCACATAATTTGTTAAAGGCGCCAAATTTTCAGCAATGTAATTAACATAGTTGCATGTAGCTAGAACTATTGTATGCTTGTTTAAATATAGTGTATTTATGCATGGTTTGTATTTTCAGTGATGCATATATGTGTATGCGTGGTATTCAACTTTTGTTTTAAATGCATTTTCTATTGGAAATAGATGTTCCGAGGTCCAGCCAACTTGATCTTGGACCTGGAGACAAGTATGTTACTTCAATGTTTTCCATCAGAAGCTCTTCTTGTCAAAGTCTCCATCCAATCAATCAAACACCGGTGATAATGCATACTATGTCCCTTCTCTATTATTTTGCTGCCTCTTTAGTTGATTTAAACATAACATGGGAAATTTGTAATGAAGATTTCAACTGTTAGAATGGAGAAAGGAAATCTTTTAAGGACAGCAATAAAGGGTCATTCCCCTGCAACGACCTCAGTGTACAAAAAGAGGTTGTCATAatcttatattatatttttactcTATTCCTATTGTATGTGATTTGATCCTTTTTTCATGATTCCTACTTCAGCCAACAGCGGAACTTCATCAGATATTATTCTACAGATTCAGGTTTGTTAGTACCAAACAGACCTCCATGTAAATCTTCTTATTCGTCACAGAATGTCTATAAGTGACTCTGGTTTccatttcttttaatttgaatatttcATACTTACGTACATTAATTACTAATTGAATAAGATGATGCCAGTAATACCTGTAAAACATAAAAATTCATAGTCACATTGGCACAattatgttttgattttaaaTCGAGTCCTGCCCTCTTCTATGGTTTTGTTTTCAGGCCTATCTATCTTGCTCTGATGTGTTACTGTGAATCAGGTCTTCCACCACACCAAGAGATAGGGATGCCTTCATTATCACCCACAATGACCGAGGCAAGAGTTATTCATTTATACTATTCTCCTTTTCATGTATCAGCACCTTTACACTTAATTTTCTTGTCTTGTGCTTAAAGGGAAATATTACAAAGTGGATGAAAAAGGAAGGAGAAAAACTTACACCCGGAGATGTACTGTGCGAAGTGGAAACTGTAGGTCCCTGTTTCGTCTATATAGCCTTCTGTTAATGGAATATGCTCGCTCTCCACATTCAGGTGAAATTTGATTTTGTGCACTTCCACATCTGCTTGCTGTTTCTAGGATAAAGCATCAGTTGAAATGGAATGCATGGAGGAAGGATATCTAGCAAAAATTGTTCTCGGGGATGGATCAACTGGAATTAAAGTTGGTGAGGTATTAGCTGATGTATCCTGTGAACTTGTTGTTCACACATATTGCATGGTCTATCAATTATACACTTTTTTGAGATGTTTTTGTCTTCCAGTTCTTAAGATACGTTTTGATTACTGATGACATTATCCTATGATCTTAGATAATTGCTGTAAcagtggaggaagaggaggatctTGCCAAATTTAAAGACTACTCTCCATCAATATCTGATGCTGCAGCTTCGTCCAAAGAACCCTCACCGCAAACTCCAACCAAAGAAGAGAGTCCCGAAGTGGCGGCAACCAACACAGAGCAATCATCAGCAGGGGGGCGTATTTTCACTGGCCCTCTCACCAGTATGCTTGCAAAAGATGATAAGGTAAGTTCAATGCTGTAGAAACAATACTTACACAACTATACACCTAGATAATAAGATTTTTTATTCTCCTGAAGATTTCTGCTCCATGCCTTTTCATAACAGGTACATATTTCAAATACCAAAGGAACAGGTCATGATGGACGTGTTCCGAAGATCGATATAAAAGATAGTCCTGGTATTTCTCGTCTCCCTTATTAGTGCCTAGTTGACTCACAGGGGTTTCTTTGGTGCTATCTAAGTGATTTCTCTTCCTGCCAAATTTGTGGCCATAgattatcattattttcatCCAGTAATCTCTTAAACAATTTGCATAACCTATTTTAACTTCTCCATTTTGCAGCTTCAGGTGGCAAAGAAGTTTCCCCTGCCCTAGACTACATAGACATGCCACAGACTCAAATAGGAAAGGTACATAcacacacagagagagagatatagCCATATTTGGTAAACTATCAAAAAGTTTATGAGTTTGGAGGTTAAGTCCCCAGTAGTCTCAGTTTCTAAATTGTAACCGAACCTTGTGCCTAATGTGAATCACATTGGATTCGAACCGCATGCTGATTTGCAAACAACATTAGGATAATGAGGGTGATTTATGATGATGTGGTTGGTCACACTGGATTCTCTGGCAGGTGGCAGCATCACGTCTGTTGCAATCGAAACAAACCATTCCACACTACTACCTAACTGTAGATACATGTGTCGACAAGCTAATGGAGTGAGTTTCGCCTCTTGTTCAAATGAACACTCGACCCCACAAACTTTACTGTATTGTTTGATCTCTGTAACTTTCATGTAGACTGCGTATCCATCTGAATTCGTTGCAAGAAGCTTCAGGTGGGAGAAGGATATCTGTCAACGATCTTGTCATTAAGGTACCGATACATTCAGGAACAGAACAATCCTTCCTTCTCTCTGTGCCTGTCCTTCATCCCCTCTAAAGTGGCCATGAGCATTAAAGCTTGGGTTGACTCGTATCAACATGATCAAACTTTTCTTGTTTCAGGCTGCTGCTATGGCTCTTAGAGAGGTTCCTCAGTGCAATAGTTCGTGGACCAATGATTATATTCGCCAGTAAGAACGCTTACATTCTAGCAATTGTTTAACAAACAAGAGTCCACTAAGACTGCAGAATCTTGCCATACAGGTATCGTAATGTGAA
This region includes:
- the LOC121744265 gene encoding telomere repeat-binding factor 4-like isoform X1 — its product is MGNQKLKWTSEEEEALKAGVAKYGAGKWKNILVDSEFKHKLSNRSNVDLKDKWRNMGGQGSGANSVNSRAKSIINGALIHKVQSSNLTSVPIGNVIDKPPQSPEGVRNSKKYNEMILVALSSIKDRNGPDFVSVLRFIEKKYEVPQNFRRLLSVKLRKLISQGTVEKVQKRYKIKHAPLGTKTPPPKQKVARSKPRLDTRSSISTEMEDAAKIAAHEIAEAENEALLAAEAVKESERLSQLAEEADAVVLHLKQMFEQ
- the LOC121744265 gene encoding telomere repeat-binding factor 4-like isoform X2 yields the protein MGNQKLKWTSEEEEALKAGVAKYGAGKWKNILVDSEFKHKLSNRSNVDLKDKWRNMGGQGSGANSVNSRAKSIINGALIHKVQSSNLTSVPIGNVIDKPPQSPEGVRNSKKYNEMILVALSSIKDRNGPDFVSVLRFIEKKYEVPQNFRRLLSVKLRKLISQGTVEKVQKRYKIKHAPLGTKTPPPKQKVARSKPRLDTRSSISTEMEDAAKIAAHEIAEAENEALLAAEAVKESERLSQLAEEADAVVLHLKQMFEQCK
- the LOC121745403 gene encoding dihydrolipoyllysine-residue acetyltransferase component 2 of pyruvate dehydrogenase complex, mitochondrial-like isoform X3 is translated as MICASRIFHHCTKLRHTHHAIQKDRAFLVCWFTHHARTDANHIDDVPRSSQLDLGPGDKYVTSMFSIRSSSCQSLHPINQTPISTVRMEKGNLLRTAIKGHSPATTSVYKKSQQRNFIRYYSTDSGLPPHQEIGMPSLSPTMTEGNITKWMKKEGEKLTPGDVLCEVETDKASVEMECMEEGYLAKIVLGDGSTGIKVGEIIAVTVEEEEDLAKFKDYSPSISDAAASSKEPSPQTPTKEESPEVAATNTEQSSAGGRIFTGPLTSMLAKDDKVHISNTKGTGHDGRVPKIDIKDSPASGGKEVSPALDYIDMPQTQIGKVAASRLLQSKQTIPHYYLTVDTCVDKLMELRIHLNSLQEASGGRRISVNDLVIKAAAMALREVPQCNSSWTNDYIRQYRNVNINIAVQTDNGLCVPVIKDADKKGLSGIAKEVKHLAEKARENSLKPEDYEGGTFTVSNLGGSSGVEQFRAIVNPPQAGILAVGSAERRVIPGSGPKQYEFASFMTATLSCDHRVVDGAIGAEWLKAYKGYIENPQSMLV
- the LOC121745403 gene encoding dihydrolipoyllysine-residue acetyltransferase component 2 of pyruvate dehydrogenase complex, mitochondrial-like isoform X2, with product MWNQPINSTWDGLKWLRHTHHAIQKDRAFLVCWFTHHARTDANHIDDVPRSSQLDLGPGDKYVTSMFSIRSSSCQSLHPINQTPISTVRMEKGNLLRTAIKGHSPATTSVYKKSQQRNFIRYYSTDSGLPPHQEIGMPSLSPTMTEGNITKWMKKEGEKLTPGDVLCEVETDKASVEMECMEEGYLAKIVLGDGSTGIKVGEIIAVTVEEEEDLAKFKDYSPSISDAAASSKEPSPQTPTKEESPEVAATNTEQSSAGGRIFTGPLTSMLAKDDKVHISNTKGTGHDGRVPKIDIKDSPASGGKEVSPALDYIDMPQTQIGKVAASRLLQSKQTIPHYYLTVDTCVDKLMELRIHLNSLQEASGGRRISVNDLVIKAAAMALREVPQCNSSWTNDYIRQYRNVNINIAVQTDNGLCVPVIKDADKKGLSGIAKEVKHLAEKARENSLKPEDYEGGTFTVSNLGGSSGVEQFRAIVNPPQAGILAVGSAERRVIPGSGPKQYEFASFMTATLSCDHRVVDGAIGAEWLKAYKGYIENPQSMLV
- the LOC121745403 gene encoding dihydrolipoyllysine-residue acetyltransferase component 2 of pyruvate dehydrogenase complex, mitochondrial-like isoform X1; translation: MLWILLTNKIGTLALSWLFPRESCSMTSYFFVLTLQLRHTHHAIQKDRAFLVCWFTHHARTDANHIDDVPRSSQLDLGPGDKYVTSMFSIRSSSCQSLHPINQTPISTVRMEKGNLLRTAIKGHSPATTSVYKKSQQRNFIRYYSTDSGLPPHQEIGMPSLSPTMTEGNITKWMKKEGEKLTPGDVLCEVETDKASVEMECMEEGYLAKIVLGDGSTGIKVGEIIAVTVEEEEDLAKFKDYSPSISDAAASSKEPSPQTPTKEESPEVAATNTEQSSAGGRIFTGPLTSMLAKDDKVHISNTKGTGHDGRVPKIDIKDSPASGGKEVSPALDYIDMPQTQIGKVAASRLLQSKQTIPHYYLTVDTCVDKLMELRIHLNSLQEASGGRRISVNDLVIKAAAMALREVPQCNSSWTNDYIRQYRNVNINIAVQTDNGLCVPVIKDADKKGLSGIAKEVKHLAEKARENSLKPEDYEGGTFTVSNLGGSSGVEQFRAIVNPPQAGILAVGSAERRVIPGSGPKQYEFASFMTATLSCDHRVVDGAIGAEWLKAYKGYIENPQSMLV
- the LOC121745403 gene encoding dihydrolipoyllysine-residue acetyltransferase component 2 of pyruvate dehydrogenase complex, mitochondrial-like isoform X5, whose product is MLWILLTNKIGTLALSWLFPRESCSMTSYFFVLTLQLRHTHHAIQKDRAFLVCWFTHHARTDANHIDDVPRSSQLDLGPGDKYVTSMFSIRSSSCQSLHPINQTPISTVRMEKGNLLRTAIKGHSPATTSVYKKSQQRNFIRYYSTDSGLPPHQEIGMPSLSPTMTEGNITKWMKKEGEKLTPGDVLCEVETDKASVEMECMEEGYLAKIVLGDGSTGIKVGEIIAVTVEEEEDLAKFKDYSPSISDAAASSKEPSPQTPTKEESPEVAATNTEQSSAGGRIFTGPLTSMLAKDDKVHISNTKGTGHDGRVPKIDIKDSPASGGKEVSPALDYIDMPQTQIGKVAASRLLQSKQTIPHYYLTVDTCVDKLMELRIHLNSLQEASGGRRISVNDLVIKAAAMALREVPQCNSSWTNDYIRQYRNVNINIAVQTDNGLCVPVIKESLRKLSI
- the LOC121745403 gene encoding dihydrolipoyllysine-residue acetyltransferase component 3 of pyruvate dehydrogenase complex, mitochondrial-like isoform X4 gives rise to the protein MFSIRSSSCQSLHPINQTPISTVRMEKGNLLRTAIKGHSPATTSVYKKSQQRNFIRYYSTDSGLPPHQEIGMPSLSPTMTEGNITKWMKKEGEKLTPGDVLCEVETDKASVEMECMEEGYLAKIVLGDGSTGIKVGEIIAVTVEEEEDLAKFKDYSPSISDAAASSKEPSPQTPTKEESPEVAATNTEQSSAGGRIFTGPLTSMLAKDDKVHISNTKGTGHDGRVPKIDIKDSPASGGKEVSPALDYIDMPQTQIGKVAASRLLQSKQTIPHYYLTVDTCVDKLMELRIHLNSLQEASGGRRISVNDLVIKAAAMALREVPQCNSSWTNDYIRQYRNVNINIAVQTDNGLCVPVIKDADKKGLSGIAKEVKHLAEKARENSLKPEDYEGGTFTVSNLGGSSGVEQFRAIVNPPQAGILAVGSAERRVIPGSGPKQYEFASFMTATLSCDHRVVDGAIGAEWLKAYKGYIENPQSMLV